A window of the Kosakonia sp. BYX6 genome harbors these coding sequences:
- the ydiJ gene encoding D-2-hydroxyglutarate dehydrogenase YdiJ produces the protein MIPQISQAPGVVQLVLNFLQALEQQGFTGDTATSYADRLTMATDNSIYQLLPDAVVFPRSTSDVALITRLAAEDRFRTLIFTPRGGGTGTNGQALNQGIIVDMSRYMNRIMEINPEEGWVRVEAGVIKDQLNQFLKPYGFFFAPELSTSNRATLGGMINTDASGQGSLVYGKTSDHVLGVRAVLLGGDILDTQAMPVALAETLGNANTAIGRIYKTVLERCRDNRQLILDKFPKLNRFLTGYDLRHVLNDEMTEFDLTRVLTGSEGTLAFITEARLDITRLPKVRRLVNVKYDSFDSALRNAPFMVDARALSVETVDSKVLNLAREDIVWHSVKELITDVPDKTLLGLNIVEFAGDDQPLIDTQVESLCQRLDALMANGEGGIIGWQLCEDLAGIERIYAMRKKAVGLLGNAKGSAKPIPFAEDTCVPPEHLADYIVEFRALLDGHGLSYGMFGHVDAGVLHVRPALDMCDPQQEVLMKSISNEVVALTAKYGGLLWGEHGKGFRAEYSPAFFGEQLYAELRKIKAAFDPENRLNPGKICPPEGIDAPMKQVDDIKRGTFDRQIPIAVRSSWRGAMECNGNGLCFNFDVKSPMCPSMKISANRIHSPKGRATLVREWLRLLADRGIDPVKLEKELPEKRASLRTLIERTRNSWHARRGEYDFSHEVKEAMSGCLACKACSTQCPIKIDVPEFRSRFLQIYHGRYLRPVRDHFVATVESYAPLMARAPKTFNFFMSQPWVRSLSAKHIGMVDLPLLSVPSLQRQMVGHHTANMTLEQLEQLDAAQKAKTVLVVQDPFTSYYDAHVVADFVRLVEKLGFQPVVLPFSPNGKAQHIKGFLNRFAKTAQKTADFLNRVAQLGMPMVGVDPALVLCYRDEYRLALGDKRGDFHVQLVHEWLPAALETVENRAISGESWYLFGHCTEVTALPGATAQWASIFARFGARLENVSVGCCGMAGTYGHEVKNHANSLGIYELSWHQAMQRLPRNRCLATGYSCRSQVKRIEGNGVRHPLQALLEIVG, from the coding sequence ATGATCCCACAGATTTCCCAGGCACCAGGCGTCGTTCAACTGGTGCTGAATTTTTTGCAGGCATTGGAGCAACAAGGTTTTACAGGTGATACCGCCACAAGTTACGCCGACCGGCTGACCATGGCGACGGACAACAGTATTTACCAGCTATTACCCGATGCAGTCGTTTTTCCCCGTTCAACGTCAGACGTTGCCCTTATTACTCGCCTCGCCGCAGAAGATCGCTTTCGCACGCTGATTTTCACCCCGCGCGGCGGCGGTACCGGCACCAACGGGCAGGCGTTGAACCAGGGCATCATCGTCGATATGTCCCGCTATATGAACCGCATTATGGAAATTAACCCGGAAGAGGGTTGGGTGCGTGTTGAGGCGGGCGTCATCAAAGATCAGCTTAACCAATTTCTCAAACCTTACGGTTTCTTTTTCGCGCCGGAGCTTTCCACGAGTAACCGCGCGACGCTGGGGGGCATGATCAATACCGATGCCTCCGGGCAAGGATCGTTGGTGTATGGCAAAACTTCCGATCACGTGCTCGGCGTGCGGGCGGTGTTGTTGGGTGGCGATATTCTCGATACCCAGGCGATGCCGGTGGCGTTGGCGGAAACGCTGGGCAATGCCAATACCGCCATTGGCCGTATTTACAAAACCGTACTGGAAAGATGTCGCGATAATCGGCAATTGATCCTCGATAAATTTCCCAAACTTAACCGCTTTCTAACAGGTTACGATTTACGTCATGTCTTAAACGATGAGATGACGGAATTTGACCTAACCCGCGTGCTGACCGGCTCCGAAGGGACGCTGGCGTTTATTACCGAAGCGCGACTTGATATCACCCGGTTACCCAAAGTTCGCCGTTTAGTGAACGTGAAATATGACTCTTTCGATTCGGCATTGCGCAACGCGCCATTTATGGTCGATGCGCGCGCGTTGTCGGTGGAAACTGTCGATTCAAAAGTGCTGAATCTTGCGCGTGAAGATATTGTCTGGCATTCGGTGAAAGAGCTGATTACCGATGTTCCTGATAAGACGCTGCTTGGCCTGAATATTGTCGAATTCGCTGGTGACGACCAGCCGTTGATCGATACGCAGGTTGAGTCGCTGTGCCAACGGCTGGATGCGCTGATGGCAAACGGCGAGGGTGGCATTATCGGCTGGCAGCTTTGCGAGGATCTGGCGGGTATTGAGCGTATTTACGCGATGCGTAAAAAAGCCGTCGGGCTGCTGGGTAATGCGAAAGGCTCCGCCAAACCGATTCCCTTTGCGGAAGATACTTGCGTGCCGCCAGAGCACCTGGCGGATTACATCGTGGAATTTCGCGCGCTGCTCGATGGGCATGGCCTGAGCTACGGGATGTTTGGTCATGTCGATGCCGGTGTGTTGCATGTGCGTCCGGCGCTGGATATGTGCGACCCGCAGCAAGAAGTGCTGATGAAATCCATCTCCAATGAGGTGGTTGCACTCACGGCGAAATATGGCGGTTTGCTGTGGGGCGAGCATGGAAAGGGGTTCCGCGCAGAATACAGCCCGGCGTTTTTCGGCGAGCAACTCTATGCGGAGCTGCGCAAAATCAAAGCCGCTTTCGACCCGGAAAACCGCCTGAACCCCGGTAAAATTTGCCCGCCGGAAGGCATTGATGCACCAATGAAGCAGGTCGATGATATAAAACGCGGCACATTCGATCGGCAAATCCCTATCGCCGTGCGCTCGTCCTGGCGTGGCGCAATGGAGTGCAACGGTAACGGTCTGTGCTTTAACTTCGATGTGAAAAGCCCGATGTGTCCGTCGATGAAAATTTCCGCGAATCGCATCCATTCGCCAAAAGGGCGTGCAACGCTGGTGCGCGAGTGGCTGCGTCTGCTGGCCGATCGCGGTATCGACCCGGTCAAACTGGAAAAAGAGTTGCCAGAAAAACGCGCCAGCCTGCGTACCCTGATCGAACGTACCCGCAACAGCTGGCATGCGCGTCGTGGGGAGTATGATTTTTCCCACGAAGTGAAAGAGGCGATGTCCGGTTGCCTGGCCTGTAAAGCATGTTCGACTCAGTGCCCAATCAAAATTGATGTACCGGAATTTCGCTCGCGCTTCTTGCAGATTTATCACGGTCGTTATCTGCGCCCGGTACGCGATCATTTCGTCGCGACCGTTGAAAGTTACGCCCCGCTGATGGCGCGTGCGCCGAAAACCTTTAACTTCTTTATGAGCCAGCCGTGGGTGCGTTCGCTTTCGGCGAAACATATCGGCATGGTGGATTTACCGCTGTTGTCAGTGCCGTCATTGCAGCGCCAGATGGTGGGCCACCACACTGCGAACATGACGCTGGAGCAACTGGAACAACTGGATGCTGCGCAAAAAGCGAAAACGGTGCTGGTGGTGCAGGATCCGTTTACCAGCTACTACGACGCGCACGTTGTGGCGGATTTTGTCCGACTGGTGGAAAAACTGGGCTTCCAGCCAGTCGTACTGCCATTCTCGCCGAACGGCAAGGCGCAGCATATTAAAGGTTTTCTCAATCGCTTTGCCAAAACGGCGCAAAAAACCGCCGATTTTCTGAATCGCGTGGCGCAACTGGGAATGCCGATGGTGGGCGTCGATCCGGCGCTGGTGCTCTGTTATCGCGATGAATACAGGCTAGCGTTGGGCGATAAACGCGGCGATTTCCATGTACAACTGGTGCACGAATGGTTGCCTGCGGCGCTGGAAACGGTGGAAAACCGGGCCATTAGCGGTGAATCGTGGTATCTATTCGGTCACTGCACGGAAGTGACGGCATTACCCGGCGCGACGGCGCAGTGGGCTTCGATTTTCGCCCGTTTCGGCGCGCGGCTTGAGAATGTCAGCGTTGGCTGCTGTGGCATGGCCGGAACCTATGGCCATGAAGTGAAGAATCATGCCAACTCGCTGGGCATTTATGAGCTTTCTTGGCACCAGGCGATGCAGCGCCTGCCGCGTAACCGCTGCCTTGCGACGGGGTATTCCTGCCGCAGCCAGGTCAAGCGCATTGAAGGTAACGGTGTTCGCCATCCTTTGCAGGCGTTGCTGGAGATTGTGGGATGA
- the ydiK gene encoding AI-2E family transporter YdiK: MVELRQSRDVPQLMLSVLFLAIMIIACLWVVQPFILGFAWAGTVVIATWPLLLRLQRLLFGRRSLAVLAMMLLLILLFIIPVALLVNSLVDSSGPVIHAVTTGVSSPPDLAWLHSIPFVGDKLYAGWHSLLDMGGSAIMAKLRPYIGATTTWFVGQAAHIGRFMLHCGLMLLFSALLYWRGEQVAQGIRHFAVRLAAKRGDAAVLLAGQAIRAVALGVVVTALVQAVLGGIGLAISGVPYATLFTVLMLMTCLVQIGPLLVLVPAIIWLYWSGDSTWGTVLLVWSCVVATLDNFIRPVLIRLGADLPLILILSGVIGGLVAFGMIGLFIGPVLLAVSWRLFSAWVNEVPEPPATNDNALSDVQDLDDPS; this comes from the coding sequence ATGGTTGAACTACGTCAGTCCAGGGATGTGCCGCAATTAATGCTGTCGGTACTGTTTTTAGCAATCATGATTATCGCCTGTCTATGGGTCGTACAGCCTTTCATCCTCGGATTTGCCTGGGCGGGCACCGTCGTCATCGCCACCTGGCCGCTATTATTACGCCTCCAGCGGCTGCTGTTTGGCCGCCGTTCTCTGGCGGTGCTGGCGATGATGTTGCTGTTGATCCTGCTGTTTATTATTCCTGTCGCTCTGCTGGTTAATAGCCTTGTCGACTCCAGCGGCCCGGTGATTCATGCGGTCACCACCGGCGTTTCTTCCCCACCTGATCTGGCGTGGCTGCATAGCATTCCTTTTGTCGGTGACAAGCTTTACGCCGGTTGGCATAGCCTGCTGGATATGGGCGGCAGCGCAATTATGGCGAAACTGCGCCCTTACATAGGCGCCACTACCACATGGTTTGTGGGCCAGGCCGCGCATATCGGGCGTTTTATGCTGCATTGCGGCCTGATGCTATTGTTCAGCGCGTTGCTCTACTGGCGCGGCGAACAAGTGGCGCAAGGCATCCGCCATTTTGCTGTGCGTCTGGCGGCAAAGCGAGGCGACGCGGCTGTGCTGCTGGCCGGCCAGGCCATTCGCGCTGTAGCGCTCGGTGTCGTGGTTACCGCCCTGGTGCAAGCGGTACTCGGCGGCATCGGTCTGGCGATTTCCGGGGTGCCTTATGCCACGCTGTTTACAGTCCTGATGCTGATGACGTGTCTGGTGCAAATCGGCCCGCTGTTAGTCCTGGTGCCGGCCATCATTTGGCTTTACTGGAGCGGAGACTCAACATGGGGCACGGTGTTGCTGGTGTGGAGCTGCGTGGTCGCCACGCTTGATAACTTTATCCGCCCGGTACTGATTCGCCTTGGTGCTGATTTACCGCTGATCCTCATTCTCTCCGGCGTTATTGGCGGCCTGGTCGCCTTTGGCATGATCGGCTTGTTTATCGGCCCGGTATTACTGGCGGTTTCCTGGCGTCTTTTCTCCGCCTGGGTGAACGAAGTGCCGGAACCGCCTGCAACAAATGATAATGCATTGAGCGACGTACAAGATTTAGACGACCCATCTTGA
- a CDS encoding glycoside hydrolase family 3 N-terminal domain-containing protein, whose amino-acid sequence MTAIYKDANRPVAERVADLLARMTPEEKFAQMHALWLVLSEDGEHRERTDLSDEFAGVSAQQALTQRLKLGIGQITRPLGTHIVDAKSGVCAANRLQKTLVEETRLGIPALFHEECLVGLLCKDATLFPSSLNYGSTWDPQLIKRAAQQIGEEARSTGCKQGLAPVLDVSRDVRWGRTEETFGEDPWLVGVMACAYVEGLQGERRDMLATLKHYVGHSFSEGARNHAPVHLGFCELNDTFLLPFEMAVKLAKAGSVMPAYHDIDNQPGHSDHFLLTTLLREQWGFDGIIVADYGGVSLLHQHHGVTHDAAESAALAFNAGLDVELPKDDCARHLAQAVERGLISMHKVDEIVARLLAVKFQLGLFEQPYSDGQRITLQSDETRQVAREVATRSLTLLENNGILPLNGTPKVAVIGPTADDPLALLSGYSFPVHLIISDMLEETSQVTTPLAALRQTLGEGNIHYAKGCHIIEKRMAGAPVFPGDASGKPMQQSPVSTDLSLIPEAVRVAQESDVIIACVGDLAGLFQSGTVGEGSDTDSLTLPGVQQQLLEALVKTGKPVVVVMTGGRPYNLQGLESRIAAWLVAWAPGQEGGWAIADVLTGRAEPQGRLVVSVPKSAGAMPYYYNHKLKSGGTPFAFHFGSRYPFGYGKSWTQFDYASPVLLTPEVAIDGEIVVQVQVTNSGERSGSDVVQLYVRDKVASMVRPVHELKAFQRVMLNPGETAKLTFTLPVDMLNFTRRDGQRIVEPGEFELQIGASSADIRGRATVNVTGETRELPTAWRMISGCEVGR is encoded by the coding sequence ATGACCGCAATTTATAAAGACGCCAACCGCCCCGTAGCCGAACGCGTGGCGGATCTGCTTGCCCGCATGACGCCCGAAGAAAAATTCGCGCAGATGCATGCTTTATGGCTGGTACTTTCTGAGGATGGCGAGCACCGTGAACGTACCGATCTCAGTGATGAGTTTGCTGGCGTGAGCGCACAACAAGCGCTTACGCAGCGGCTAAAACTGGGTATCGGGCAGATAACGCGCCCGCTGGGTACGCATATTGTTGATGCGAAAAGTGGCGTGTGCGCCGCGAATCGGTTGCAAAAAACGCTGGTGGAAGAGACGCGGCTCGGTATCCCTGCGCTGTTTCATGAAGAGTGCCTGGTGGGTTTGCTGTGCAAAGACGCCACGCTGTTTCCGTCATCGCTGAACTACGGTTCAACCTGGGATCCGCAATTGATCAAACGCGCGGCGCAGCAGATCGGTGAAGAGGCGCGTTCTACCGGCTGCAAGCAGGGGCTGGCGCCGGTGCTGGATGTTTCCCGCGATGTCCGCTGGGGGCGCACGGAAGAGACGTTTGGCGAAGATCCGTGGCTGGTCGGGGTGATGGCTTGTGCCTATGTCGAAGGTTTACAGGGTGAACGGCGCGATATGCTGGCTACCCTCAAACATTACGTCGGTCACTCGTTTAGCGAAGGCGCGCGTAACCACGCGCCAGTGCACCTCGGTTTTTGCGAACTGAACGACACCTTCTTATTGCCATTTGAGATGGCGGTGAAACTGGCGAAAGCCGGTTCGGTGATGCCGGCCTATCACGACATTGATAATCAGCCGGGTCATAGCGATCATTTTCTGCTTACCACGCTGCTGCGTGAGCAGTGGGGTTTTGATGGCATCATCGTTGCCGATTACGGCGGCGTCAGTTTGCTGCATCAACATCACGGCGTGACGCACGATGCCGCAGAATCCGCAGCGTTGGCCTTTAACGCCGGGCTGGATGTGGAACTGCCAAAAGATGACTGCGCACGCCATCTGGCGCAAGCGGTGGAGCGCGGGCTGATTTCAATGCACAAAGTGGATGAGATTGTCGCCCGCCTATTGGCGGTGAAATTCCAGCTCGGTCTGTTTGAACAGCCCTACAGCGACGGGCAGCGCATCACATTGCAATCGGATGAAACGCGGCAGGTGGCGCGCGAAGTGGCAACTCGCTCCCTGACATTACTGGAAAACAACGGTATTTTGCCGTTAAACGGTACGCCGAAAGTGGCGGTGATTGGCCCGACTGCGGACGATCCGCTGGCATTGCTAAGCGGTTACAGTTTTCCGGTGCACCTGATCATCAGCGATATGCTGGAAGAGACATCGCAAGTCACCACGCCGCTGGCTGCGCTGCGCCAGACCCTGGGCGAAGGGAATATCCACTATGCGAAAGGTTGCCACATCATCGAAAAACGCATGGCCGGTGCGCCGGTCTTTCCGGGAGATGCCTCGGGTAAACCGATGCAGCAATCGCCCGTTTCCACTGACTTGAGTTTGATCCCGGAAGCGGTGCGAGTGGCGCAGGAGAGCGACGTCATCATCGCCTGCGTTGGCGATCTCGCCGGGCTATTCCAGAGCGGAACGGTAGGGGAAGGTTCCGACACCGATAGCCTGACGCTACCGGGTGTGCAGCAGCAATTACTGGAAGCGTTAGTGAAAACCGGTAAGCCGGTAGTTGTGGTGATGACAGGTGGTCGCCCGTATAACCTGCAAGGGCTGGAAAGCCGCATCGCCGCCTGGTTAGTGGCATGGGCGCCGGGCCAGGAGGGCGGCTGGGCAATTGCCGATGTGTTAACCGGGCGGGCGGAACCGCAAGGGCGGCTGGTGGTAAGTGTGCCGAAAAGCGCGGGCGCGATGCCCTATTACTACAACCACAAACTGAAAAGCGGTGGTACGCCTTTTGCGTTCCATTTCGGCTCGCGTTACCCCTTCGGTTATGGAAAAAGCTGGACGCAGTTCGACTACGCTTCGCCTGTTTTGCTGACGCCGGAGGTGGCAATCGATGGCGAGATCGTGGTGCAAGTTCAGGTAACAAACAGCGGCGAGCGCAGCGGCAGCGATGTGGTGCAACTGTATGTGCGCGATAAAGTGGCGTCAATGGTGCGGCCAGTACATGAACTGAAAGCCTTCCAGCGCGTGATGCTGAACCCCGGGGAAACGGCGAAACTGACCTTCACATTGCCGGTCGACATGCTGAACTTCACGCGCCGCGACGGGCAACGCATTGTTGAGCCGGGTGAATTTGAACTGCAAATTGGCGCGTCGTCGGCAGACATTCGTGGCCGTGCGACGGTCAATGTGACAGGGGAAACGCGCGAACTGCCAACGGCGTGGCGAATGATAAGTGGCTGCGAAGTGGGTCGTTAG
- a CDS encoding MFS transporter: MTISSVLRTQDKIGYGLGDMASALVWQTATLFLAYFYTDVFGLPAAIMGTMFLVVRVIDAFVDPCIGALVDRTQTRHGRFRPWLLWFAIPFGVSCVITFYVPDAGATAKMIYACVTYAILSFIYSAINVPYCAMPGALTMDPHERHSLQSWRFGLSFIGGLIVTVIALPLVAHLGEGNVQKGYFYAMSMMGVLGILLFFGCFFMTRERFTPRNDSSGSIFSDLKLLAANSQWRIVFLFNILLLTAVVTRGSATMYYVKYVLQRPEMVFTFIVSGMVAALTGALLSARLLGKFDRVRAYQWTIITFVIFAALIFIIPPTQIWLIFGLNIVFSFIQNLTTPLQWTMFSDVVDYEEHRSGRRLDGLVFSTALFAIKFGLALGGAVVGWILGAVDYIPNQAQQAPVVLTTINALFTLIPCLLFICMVLLLTRYKLNSRVADDIAQALMRKRGDNGATPESQASPDPSNTGVTR; encoded by the coding sequence ATGACAATTTCCTCTGTCCTGCGTACTCAAGACAAAATAGGCTACGGCCTGGGTGATATGGCAAGCGCCCTGGTCTGGCAAACTGCGACGTTATTTCTCGCCTATTTCTATACCGATGTGTTTGGTTTACCCGCCGCTATTATGGGCACCATGTTTTTAGTGGTGCGCGTGATTGATGCGTTTGTCGATCCCTGCATCGGCGCGCTGGTGGATCGCACGCAAACCCGGCATGGGCGCTTTCGTCCGTGGTTGCTGTGGTTCGCCATTCCTTTCGGCGTCAGCTGCGTGATTACGTTTTACGTCCCGGATGCTGGCGCGACAGCCAAAATGATTTATGCCTGCGTGACTTACGCCATTCTCAGTTTTATTTATTCCGCCATTAACGTGCCTTACTGTGCGATGCCTGGTGCATTGACCATGGATCCCCATGAGCGGCACTCGCTGCAATCCTGGCGCTTCGGTTTGTCGTTCATCGGCGGGCTCATTGTCACTGTTATCGCGCTGCCGCTAGTGGCGCACTTGGGCGAAGGCAACGTCCAGAAAGGCTATTTCTATGCCATGAGCATGATGGGCGTGCTGGGTATTCTCCTTTTCTTCGGCTGCTTTTTTATGACTCGTGAGCGGTTTACGCCGCGCAATGACAGTTCGGGATCGATATTCAGCGATCTGAAATTGCTGGCGGCAAATAGCCAGTGGCGCATTGTTTTCCTGTTTAATATTTTGCTATTAACCGCCGTGGTTACTCGTGGCTCAGCAACCATGTACTACGTCAAATATGTATTACAGCGCCCGGAAATGGTGTTTACCTTTATTGTCTCCGGAATGGTTGCCGCGCTTACCGGCGCATTATTATCAGCACGCTTATTGGGGAAATTCGATCGCGTGCGCGCTTATCAATGGACAATTATTACGTTCGTCATTTTTGCAGCGCTCATTTTTATCATTCCTCCCACCCAGATATGGCTTATTTTTGGCCTTAACATTGTGTTCAGTTTTATTCAAAACCTGACGACGCCATTGCAATGGACCATGTTCTCTGACGTGGTGGATTATGAAGAACACCGCAGCGGCCGACGCCTTGACGGACTGGTCTTTTCCACGGCCTTATTCGCCATCAAATTTGGCCTCGCGCTCGGTGGTGCCGTGGTGGGGTGGATCCTCGGCGCTGTCGATTACATCCCCAACCAGGCACAGCAAGCCCCGGTTGTTTTGACCACCATCAATGCGCTGTTCACCCTGATCCCTTGCCTGCTGTTTATCTGCATGGTGCTGTTGCTGACCCGTTACAAACTCAACAGCCGCGTGGCTGATGACATCGCTCAGGCGTTAATGCGTAAACGCGGCGACAACGGCGCAACCCCAGAGTCACAGGCTTCCCCGGATCCCAGTAACACAGGAGTAACCCGATGA
- the ppsA gene encoding phosphoenolpyruvate synthase, with protein sequence MSNNGSSPLVLWYDQLGMNDVDRVGGKNASLGEMITNLSGMGVSVPNGFATTADAFNQFLEQSGLNQRIYELLDKTDIDDVSELAKAGTQIRQWIVDTPFQPELEKAVHEAYAKLSEDDKQASFAVRSSATAEDMPDASFAGQQETFLNVQGYDAVLVAVKHVFASLFNDRAISYRVHQGYDHRGVALSAGVQRMVRSDIASSGVMFSIDTESGFDQVVFITSAWGLGEMVVQGAVNPDEFYVHKPTLAADRPSIVRRTMGSKKIRMIYAPTQEHGKQVQIEDVPQADRDRFSLSDEEVQALAKQAVQIEKHYGRPMDIEWAKDGHTGKLFIVQARPETVRSRGQVMERYTLHAQGRIISEGRAIGHRIGAGTVKVIHDISEMNLIQPGDVLVTDMTDPDWEPIMKKAAAIVTNRGGRTCHAAIIARELGIPAVVGCGDATERIKTGEKVTVSCAEGDTGYVYADLLDFSVKSSSVDTMPDLPLKIMMNVGNPDRAFDFACLPNEGVGLARLEFIINRMIGVHPRALLEFDDQEPKLQSEIREMMKGFDSPVEFYVGRLTEGISTLGAAFWPKRVIVRLSDFKSNEYANLVGGERYEPEEENPMLGFRGAGRYVADSFRDCFALECEAVKRVRNDMGLTNVEIMIPFVRTVEQAKAVVDELARQGLKRGENGLKIIMMCEIPSNALLAEQFLEHFDGFSIGSNDMTQLALGLDRDSGVVSELFDERNDAVKALLAMAIRAAKKQGKYVGICGQGPSDHEDFAAWLMEEGIDSLSLNPDSVVQTWLSLAELKK encoded by the coding sequence ATGTCCAACAATGGCTCGTCTCCGCTGGTGCTTTGGTATGACCAACTCGGCATGAATGATGTAGACAGAGTTGGGGGCAAAAATGCCTCCCTGGGTGAAATGATTACCAATCTGTCCGGTATGGGTGTCTCCGTGCCGAATGGGTTTGCGACCACGGCGGATGCGTTTAATCAGTTCCTCGAACAAAGCGGATTGAATCAGCGAATCTATGAATTGCTGGATAAAACCGACATCGACGACGTTTCCGAACTGGCGAAAGCCGGGACGCAGATCCGCCAGTGGATTGTGGACACGCCTTTCCAGCCGGAACTGGAAAAAGCGGTGCATGAGGCTTATGCCAAACTGTCGGAAGATGATAAGCAGGCTTCTTTTGCCGTGCGTTCATCGGCCACGGCAGAAGATATGCCGGATGCCTCCTTTGCCGGGCAGCAAGAGACATTCCTTAACGTACAAGGGTATGATGCCGTGCTGGTGGCGGTGAAACACGTTTTCGCGTCGCTGTTCAACGACCGCGCTATCTCTTATCGCGTACACCAGGGCTACGATCATCGCGGTGTCGCGCTTTCTGCGGGCGTGCAGCGCATGGTGCGTTCTGATATCGCCTCCTCTGGCGTGATGTTCTCTATCGATACCGAATCCGGTTTTGACCAGGTGGTGTTTATCACTTCCGCCTGGGGGCTGGGCGAAATGGTGGTGCAGGGCGCGGTTAACCCGGATGAATTCTATGTCCATAAACCGACGCTGGCAGCCGATCGTCCATCAATCGTACGCCGTACGATGGGCTCGAAAAAAATCCGCATGATCTACGCGCCGACGCAAGAGCACGGTAAGCAGGTGCAGATTGAAGATGTGCCGCAGGCTGACCGCGACCGATTCTCCCTGAGCGATGAAGAAGTCCAGGCGCTGGCGAAACAGGCCGTACAGATTGAAAAACATTATGGTCGTCCGATGGATATTGAATGGGCGAAAGACGGCCATACCGGCAAACTGTTTATTGTGCAGGCGCGCCCGGAAACCGTGCGTTCCCGCGGCCAGGTGATGGAGCGCTACACACTGCATGCGCAGGGCCGGATTATCTCCGAAGGCCGTGCAATCGGTCACCGCATCGGCGCGGGTACTGTAAAAGTCATCCACGATATCAGTGAAATGAACCTTATCCAGCCGGGTGATGTGTTGGTTACCGACATGACTGACCCGGATTGGGAACCGATCATGAAAAAAGCGGCGGCGATCGTCACTAATCGCGGCGGGCGTACCTGCCACGCGGCGATTATCGCCCGTGAACTGGGGATCCCAGCGGTGGTTGGCTGTGGCGATGCCACCGAGCGTATTAAAACCGGCGAGAAAGTCACCGTTTCCTGCGCGGAAGGCGATACCGGGTATGTTTACGCTGACTTGCTCGATTTCAGCGTGAAAAGCTCCAGCGTGGATACCATGCCGGATCTGCCGCTGAAAATCATGATGAACGTCGGTAACCCGGATCGCGCCTTTGATTTTGCTTGCCTGCCGAACGAAGGGGTTGGGCTGGCGCGCCTGGAATTTATCATCAACCGCATGATTGGCGTGCATCCGCGCGCGCTACTGGAGTTTGATGACCAGGAACCGAAACTGCAAAGTGAAATCCGCGAGATGATGAAAGGCTTTGACTCGCCGGTTGAGTTTTACGTTGGCCGTCTGACGGAAGGGATCTCGACCCTTGGCGCGGCATTCTGGCCGAAACGCGTGATTGTGCGTCTGTCCGATTTTAAATCGAACGAATACGCCAATCTGGTCGGTGGTGAACGCTACGAACCAGAAGAAGAGAACCCGATGCTCGGTTTCCGCGGTGCTGGCCGTTACGTTGCAGACAGCTTCCGTGACTGCTTTGCCCTCGAATGTGAAGCAGTGAAACGCGTACGTAACGACATGGGGCTGACCAACGTTGAGATAATGATCCCCTTTGTACGCACCGTAGAGCAGGCGAAAGCGGTGGTGGATGAGCTGGCGCGTCAGGGGCTGAAACGCGGCGAAAACGGGCTGAAGATCATCATGATGTGTGAAATTCCGTCGAACGCGCTGTTAGCAGAGCAGTTCCTCGAACATTTCGATGGCTTCTCCATTGGCTCCAACGATATGACGCAGCTGGCGCTCGGCCTTGATCGTGACTCCGGTGTGGTCTCCGAACTGTTTGATGAGCGCAACGACGCGGTGAAAGCGCTGCTGGCAATGGCGATCCGCGCGGCGAAAAAACAGGGCAAATATGTCGGCATTTGCGGGCAGGGGCCGTCGGATCATGAGGATTTTGCCGCGTGGCTGATGGAAGAGGGAATCGATAGCCTTTCCCTGAACCCTGACAGCGTCGTGCAAACCTGGTTGAGCCTCGCCGAACTGAAGAAATAA